The Brachypodium distachyon strain Bd21 chromosome 4, Brachypodium_distachyon_v3.0, whole genome shotgun sequence nucleotide sequence TATCATCAGTGTCATTGTCAAAAGGGTTGAAGCTGCATTACTTAGATACGCACTACAAGGAGCAAGTTCAACTCTCTGACCTGTTCTTTGCTCTTTTGTACTCCTACTTTCATTGGCTCTGGTAGATGcctttttcagaatttatccTTCTTTATCTGATTATAGGGACAGGAATACGAGCTTCATGTTATCTGTGATGTGTATGCTGATATACCCGATGATGGCAATTGCAATTACATGATGGAGCCCACCAGATTTTCTCACATCACAGCTGGACGGCAAGACGTAAAGGCTCACAGGATGCTGATGAAGTTCCCACACTCTTCTTCATTCAGTAGCAATGACATTGACGTCATGCAGGACATGAGATTTTTGTGCCGTCCTATATTAGAGCCATCAAAAGACGCTGGTAATGGTAtgctattactccctccgttccataatttttgtcccaaatttacccaaaaatgaatgtatctattcctaaagagtgtctagatagatgtaatatttcgacgagaattatgaaacggaggaagtacttgcTGAGGTCTTCAGCTTTCCCTCGTAGTTCTCTGAAGGATGCTTGCAGTGCTGCAAACTATATAACAAATCAGAATAATTATGCATGCAACTAGAAATTGAGTTTTCTTTGCATCTAATGAATGGACCGAGGGATGGTTGAATTGAATGCTGGCATATTCTAATGTAAGattttgttcattttctatttattttttagctGTGTTGGCCACATGGCCTTGAAGTGGTGTCTATGTTAAGTCAAGATGAttatatcttttgttttgcttttgtAAAAAGGCCGCTGCTTTGAATACGAAGGGACCAGGATCATCCATCCACCTTCAGAAGTATACCTTGGGCGTTGCACGGAATTTGAGGATATGGCCAGTAAGAAACATCCAATGTGCAACGGGGAGCTTGTAATGCAATAACCAGACGTTTTTTCAGGAAAGTTATGATTCCATCTACTACTTcgtccgtttcataattcttgtctcaaatttatcaaaaaataaatgtatctattcataaaaaaatgtctagatacatgtaatatttcgataagaattatggaacggagggagtattttgatCCAGCTTGGGTGAATGACGATGATATTGGGATGGTGCAAGAAGAGTGGATTGAGCAACCGGAATACCAAGAAGAGTGGATTGAGCAACCGGAATACCGGATCCTCTATCTTGGCTAGCGAACATTAAACGCGAGGGCATCGTAACGTTTATTGAGTGATTACTTCTGATCTGGTTGTCACTTGTGCCTTTTATTATGTACAACGAGCCTGAATATGTTGGCAAAGAACACCATTTGCCTCTCACGGTTCTTTCTACTCGTTCTCATGGTTCTTTCTACTCGTTACCAGTTTGCAGGAGACAAGTAGTATTATGCACGTTAAGAAGATATTTGGAGATAATGTTATTTATCTGGTTTTGTTACTTGGTATGTTCCGGATGTTTAGGTTCTATTGTCCCATCGTCCTTGGTTTTTACTGTTAACGATGGTCTTACTATCACTGATTAGTTGTGAATAATGCCTTTGGCCCGACTCTTTTAACTGTAAGAAAGCCTCCGGTTAGcttttcagaattcagaaaaaGTCGTTTGTACCTATTTCGGAACTGGTAAGGATAAAATCGGATTAAATCGCGTCCTGAATTACCATCATTATACAACATTCTGGCATTTGAATGCATAAACATCTACAGCGACATTCATAGAGAAGAGCATGAAGAGGCATGCAGCAGAAGTCCCCTCGAGAGTGACTTTTTGCAGCTCGAGCTCAATGGACCCCATcctttgaaaaataataaagCGCATTTGACGATCCCGTGCAAGAAATAAATGGGGAGGCGATAGAGAAATTTACACTTGGTGAGACTGTAAGAGGCAACACGAATCATAACGGCGTCTTCAAGAGACTAACAAAGGTTACAGAGCATAAAAATTATACAAGCAGCCAAGAGCGGCCTCCATCAGTCATCCCCTCGCATATTAGCTCATTGGATAATATGAAACACAGACAACGAACTTGTATTAGCTTTCTTGGAGTATATGTATCTGTACAGGGTTATGTtccattattatttttgtgtcaCGCGACAGGCAACACTAGCATTGCTGTAACCAAGGAACATCTGCAAATAAATGAGCACACGCCTCCATCACCAGCACTCAGCAGCCTCTTTTGACAATCCCGTTCCATAAATCATGGTATTGGTACGACACTTGACGAACAATGCAGAGCAGAAAAGTCCACAAGCGAGACATGCGGTCATGTCAAGAGAACAGGTGAAGGTTGCTTGAAACTGGAACCGCCTGCTTTAGTCGAGGATGTGATCACCCTATCCTTTGAAACAGTATTGTCTATACCTAACTCGGAAGAATTCGACTGTTGGTTGTTTTCACTGCGGATGGGTCTGGACCATATCTTGATGAGTCCCTCACGGCAAATGGTGAGGATTGATTCATTGGTGAACACCAGACTGGACAAGGGATCCGCATGTACTCGGTGGGCGATAAGGGGCGAAAGCTTTGGTACGTCTCGCATTCTTGGAGAAGGTTGAAGAATACCTGTTGGCGGGCATGCACTGTCCCAGTGTGCAGAAGGGCTCCCACCGCTAAATGTTGGCGAGCCACCTGAAGGATGACGTAGTGGGACAACAATCTCATCCATTGCCAAGTCCCACAGGAGCAATTGGGTGTCCTAAGAGTTTGGGGCAGTGAAACTTAATGTCAAGAGAAAACCAggttggaaaaaataaaaaaataaaaataataatggcTGAATTATGTGATAGTTATAACTAATCATAAGTTCATAACCTCAATAAGGTGATAACAAATCACCAAGTTGTAACAAACAATAACTTGTCTGTGTAAGCAAAAATACAAAAGTTGATCAACATGCACTGAAAATATTGGCATAAGCCATGCGGAGATAGAAAAGTAGCTTGAGCACGGATATGATAGGAAAAATAGCATATCTTCCTACAAAAGCACTGTGAATATGCCATGCAATTAGCTTAACAGTGAATGGCAGGAACATGGCAACAGTTCATTAGTTGAAGGCCAAGGAAGAAAATGAGAAGATATGTATTTCAGCCTTTCAAAACTTTAGTTGTGTTTAGAAAAGTTACTATCAGACAGATATACAGCAATGTTGCTTATTTATGATGACTGCCGCATAATTTCAATATGAAGGATATGCCACAAAAGTTCAAACTATAAATCAAGATATATTAACTTCAGATACCTGACCAACTGAGCCAAAACGATACACGACATTTTCTCCGGTTCCATCAGAATTTGGTGGGGACCAATATGGATCGAAAGCAACTCCACTAACCTGTTAATAAAAATCACCCTTGTCCTCAGATTACACGTTATGAAAATGAAACAAGAAGATCTCAACAAAGTTCAAGGCAAATTAAACTAATACCCAGGAATTATGCCCTTCGCCCCATGCAACTATCTTTCTGTCGTCCATGCTCCATACCTGCACAAGATCATCTTCGCCACCTGTCAATAGATATTTGCCATCCGAGCTGTAAAACAGACCAAAACCACACTTGGTAAGAAACTGAGTGATACCCATTTCTGTGTCATACTCCATCGATCTACCAAATAATACTCATGATTGACAAGCCCATACAAATGTGggaacaaataaaaataaatcacaGAGCTGAAAATATGGTAAAGAGAAGCATTGATGTATAGCTCACTGCGTACTCAATGGACCAATATGCTACTTATTTGATACTAGGGCAATATAAATAGTTGATACAGCTATCATATCTATCACCTTCCACCTCATATATAAATGACACGTGGATACACCCTGTGCGACAAGTAAATGGAACGGGGCTTGTTATCattatctccatgttctcccTTTCTTCCATcacatctctctccctcctctagAAGAGGGAGGCAGGAGCTCGGGAAAGGATAAAATAGAGTCATGTGGGTGCTGCCTGGGATGGTGAAGTAGTGAGGAATTTGAAAATTATGCAGCATGTAACATTAGTTTTTTATAGGGGCAGTGAGGCCTCCATTGTTTCAGAATCGGTGTGATGCAAATTCACTGCTTCTTGGTATAAATCTGGTATCTAACGGGAGTCTGGGAACATAGGAGAGTATGGAGAGCAACTCATAGTAGTTATTCAATGACCACTGTTCTCCCAATTTTCTAAGCAAGCAACCTCCATGAGCGGCGCGGCTAGACCTGATGGCGGCACTGCCTTGGCGAGATCATACAACCAGGCCTCGAGGTATTGAATATGGGCAATGAAATAACTAGCAGGACAGCCAAACAGGGGAGAACCATAGAACTGAGGAGAAAAAATGGCAGACATATAAGTGAAGATCTCAAATCTCAGTGTGAATTCAATACCTCCAGGTGCAACACAAGAGAGCCCCGTAATAACTTTTCCCACCAAATATTAGTTGTTCCTTTGAAAAGTCAAACACCCTCAAATAACCTACATATGGTTGATTTTTGTTAGTTCAATTAGAAATATTAAGTCAGTAGACTTTATCAGTATGAAAAATCTCTAGTCAGGATCTAGGAGAAAGCAAGTACCATCTCGTCCAACAGTCGCCAAATATGCCCCATCTGGAGAGAAGGACATTGCATTGATTGAACCATGACAAATATGCCATCTAGCAATTGGGTTACTCTGTAATGTTGTTGAGAGCAATTTAGTGACTAGGCatccaaatttgaaaataataataatgaaaTTTCATGATACAGTATAAAAACATGAAAGTTCATGGATTTAGTATACATTAACTTACATAAACCTGCaaagtttttatttcaaatcCGTCCCTGATACCAAGAACAAAAAACAAGTAGCACTGTGTAGTGTGTGCAATATGAATAGTGCAGGCATGAGTGATTCTTCTCTCAGTTTTGATGCTGGTTACGAATTGCAAATTGATATTCTGCAGgtttaaataaattaaagtCTGCTACACCCATAAATTGTGCTTGTCCTCTTGGAACATTATATCATGCATTTTCTGCATTGTGACATTGTGCATGCGGGCTCCCTGGGACCAACCAATTTTCCATGAGATACATCCAAAGATAATCACGATCCCACACTCTTTAAGGGACAAACAAGTTCAAGAGTTTGATATAAACTCATCTAACCTAATGTTATGTGGCAACATACCAAAAACCATAGGTTAACAGAACTACTTCCCAGATCCCAAGATTCAACTGTATAATGTATAAATGTCCTGATCCTACTGGTATATTAATGGCACCTGGCGGCTGGCGTATGCCACTAATGTTCTTATTGCAAAAGTAAATTCTAGAGATAAAAACAACAAGAGCAGTTATAATGGGGTGACGCCATCCTTCTCTTAGTGATGCCACATATGGTATTGGTAATTGTTCACATGgaagagagaaatgaaaaagagGGGCATGTCTCCTCTTAACTCAAGAGAAGATGTTTTTCCCCATTGTACTGAATGTCATCACTTAGTCACACATTCTGTAACTAAATTTAAATCGTTACAATTGTTTTAGAAGCATGCAAACATTGATCGCTAGAGTTAACACCAAGAGAAAACCTAGTACATGTTCTGACAATATATGCAGTTGGAGACTAGTAGTAGAAGTGCATACTGCATAGTGTTGGAGCCACCTAGCACGCACAACCCCTTTTTATTACTCCGCAACTAAACTCTTAAATGTGAGCATAAAGAAATTGTACTACTGAATGACTAAGTTAGCATATCTAATCTGTACAATAAAGTATGTGTGTGTAATCTTAATCTTAGGAGCCATTTTAAATGGTGTGCTCTCTTAACTCTTAAGCAGTTGGGATTTGTCTGATCTTGCACATGACTTTTTGGATAGAGTGGAAATTATATTGGTAGTAATTACCGTTTACTAATTAGCAATTTACATTACTACTTCCATGTGTTACATAACAATCAGAATAAGATGCTCATTGCATTAAGATATGTTCAAAGTTAAGAATGCTAGGGTAACTTCAAAATAATGGGGTTTAAGGAAACAACAATGGAATGCCGGAATTACCTTACTCGACTTTGCATGTGAAACTATCAACTGAGCTGGATCCTTTATTGCTGGAAATGTACACTCAGTATTTCCATCTTTGCACTGAATGTAAAGAATATACATCAGCGCAAATATCAACCCAAAACATTTATAAATGGAAAATTATGCGACCAGTATTCACTCACTTTATCATATACATACAAATTTCCATCAGAATGGCTAACAACAAAGATGCCTTCACGCTCCGGCACCCATGCAACAGAAGTGCATCGGCTGCAAACAATAGATTCCACAAGTCAACTTGAGAGTTACCTTAAGTAACAAGAGGAGACGAGGAACAATATCCAAGCAGCGCCCTGTTTAGAGAAACGCTAGGCTAAAGTGATCAATGCTTTAATCTCTGATTTAAAAGAAACACATATCAGACCATAAAAAATGGACTCTCATTCATCTTCACTTTTACAAACTATAAGGATTCATAGGGATGGTGCCATTCGGACACCAGATGATGAACACAATATTTATAGGAAATGCTGATACGAATCAGAAAGTGCAAATAACTTTAAATGCTGTATGACACATGatgaaatgaatgaataatGAAAATTGTAACATGCCTGCTAATGCTTGTTCCATCTTTATCACCCTTATTATAATGCTGGGCTGCAACAGGCTTCCTTCCAGATTCTTGTAACTGTTGCCTCAGTGACATTGAATAGACTGCACCATGGATAGACACGCAAAAAAAATACCCTCAAATTATGCATAGTCCATTTTGAAGTGGTGAAGTAATTCAAGCTAACACCTACTGCACTAACCATCGCCTGATCCCATTCCAATGATCAGGTCATGCCCCTCCTTGGCCTCAGGGTCGAACGCATGGCACAATGGGTTCGAGTTGCTAAAATGCATGGACTTTACTGGATCCTAGTGAATGAATCAGCTGATCAGAACCAAGAAACTAAAAGTGCACTTAGCAAGCATCCaataaaaaaactgaagacCTTGTCCTGGGAATTTAGGTCACTGATGAAGAGCGTATCGGCGGCATTGAAGATGATGTATGCACCCTTGCCATCATAGTTTGCTACAGGTTGGGATCCTCCAAGGCTTGCAGATGTACCAAGGCTTCCTCCTATACGGCTGCTTCCAGACACAGCCCGGCTTACACCATTGCCCCCAACAAAGCTAAGTGCTCGGCTACCATTCCCGTTGCCCAGcagccttgccgccgccgaccgcatCCCACTGCTAGAGCTTGGTGTCGATGGTGTGGAGCCTTGGCCAGTAGACCTCTCCTTCAGGTATGCCACCGTCAACTATGACAAACAGTAACCAAACTTACATCactacaaaacaaaaatccagAACTGCACAATAATAGGCTACCCAGTTCGGCCAATTAAGGTACAAGACAttatagaaaaataacataaatgCGATGTAATAGCATCAAAATCAACTACAGAATTGAATACTAAAACAACCAAAATTAACTACAGAAGTTGAAAGTAAGACAACACAAATTAACTACAGAATGAGAACTGAGAAGACAAATAAAATTATTCAACGCCGATACTGTAATAAAGGGTTAGCCGCAACCCACACTAAAACTAAAAGAGGTTCCAACTTACCAACGAAGCGCTCACAGTAAGATCTCTAGCTAACTAACAGCATGAGTAAACTGTGCTAATGAGAAACTAAGACCGGTCGAAATCCTAACAATGGAGCACATAGCACatgtataaaaataaaattgcaccTATACACCACTCGAAATATCCAGAAACCTGCCGAAATCATCGACGAGAACAACCCACTTCCCCGTGCCGAATTCCAACCTAGATCAACCCCCACAGTTCGCGCCAGAGCCGCGACGGTACCTGCGAGACGGTCTTCCCGCCATGATTGTAGTGGAGGACGGCAGCCGGGTGGGCCTTCTCGTACTGAAGCTTGTACCTCCCCTCGGGCGTCTTGAAGTAGGTCTTGAgcccggccaccgccgccgccgccgcaccgcctcccccaagccccgccgccgatgacgacgaggaatacgacgccgccgccatgccccACGCCGCTGCCGACGCCGCCCGCTATCTCCCCCTCGCGATCGCCTCACGCAGTGCTCCTTCCCCCGGGAGACGACGAGCGGTGGCTCGATTTGGGAGAACAGACAAAAGAaagggggaaaagagagaaaagaaatggcTCGATTCtttaaagaaaaatgaaaaatcttAACGGTTACTAAACCCCGTAGAGATGGACCCGGCCCGTTAGCAGCTCGCCAGTATTTTTACGGTAAGATAGACgtaaaatagtttttctttACAAGAAATAACTGCGTGTTCCATTACTCTACAACGCCCACCTGCAAACCACAtaagattaaaaaaagagCAATTTTATGGTACCCTATACTGCCGTGGTTAAAGAAGAGTACACAGATCTCCACCTTTGATTTGGTAAGGGTAGTATAGACATTTTCATTTAGCCCATTTCTCAATTCTTTTTTCCTAATGGGCTGAAGcccatttctctctctcttgcctGTTCCCATCTCGCTTCATCGCCCCGTCCGGAAGGCTCCACGCGCCGCCGGTCGTATtcttgaagaaaagaaagagaaaaaaaacactctcCCGAACGTCAACCTCGCCGGCGCAGCCGATCTTCGAGCTCGCCCCGGCCGTCATAGAGGGGTTCGTCGACCTCGGCCCAGCGCCTCTGTTCGACCTCTAGGCCCCACCGGTCCCCTCTGGTGGCGTGGGTGCTTGCCGGCATGGCGTCAGAGCCGGGGACCACCTGGGTGGGGGAAGGCCCGGCGGCGGAGTGGGATCAAGGGGGTCGGAGGTGGGAGACGACGGGGTGAACGATAAGTGTTGGCCCGTTTCACTGTTTGGGCCGTGCAGAATGAGATGTGGGTTTAAACTAGGCGTTCCGAAAATACCCCTATACTGCTCTATTCAACCCAACAGTGCAATACACTGCTCGTTTTGATCTGGTAGTATATTATCATCTAGACCACTAGATCTTCTTAAATGGACGGCTGATATTTACTACAAGGTACTGTAAAAAAGcttaaaaaaagacaaatatgACCCACCACAAATCTTCCATGCAGCCATGACACTggcaaagaaggaaaaaaaagcaaccaACATTTTTAGATTTAGAGGAGCATCATAGCAGAAATCACTGCTTTTTGAACCGATAAACTTGAACGTCGCAAGTGACGAGACTGAGTTTTTTTGGCACGTCGACTCAGGGATCCCTATCTCAGCGCAGCCATCTTGATATATcttagaagaagaagggggaagAGTAGAATAAGAGCGTCGCCGTCAATCATGAGCCAAAAACTCTTCTTCCAAACACCAAAATCTTCTGTGAATGTCGTTGCTGCCTAATAACACTGAGAGTGACACCGAGGTGGGAAAAGAACATCTATAGAATACTTCTCTCTAATGCTTTCATGCCTCTAAAAAAAGTTTACTTCTTCTGATGCCAAACGcaaattgttgattttgatgtgTTAAAAGAAAGCTGATTTTGAAAACACAATAAAAATAGCTACTAATTAGTAATTACTAGGTTATACGAAGCCAACATACCAGATCGGTTATGTTTTTATCCCTAGAATTTAGGGCCAACATAAGTTGATAAAGAAGGAAGGGTAACAACCAACCACACACTGACGTACCGGAATAATTTTCTAAGAAAACATATCAAATTAATAAATCCAACACAAGGTTAAAGGTTCCATAAGAAAATTGCTATACATACTAACACCCGTGAGGGTGTGTGTCGCCAGATCGGTTGGTTCGTTTCAAAT carries:
- the LOC100826915 gene encoding WD repeat-containing protein 20 produces the protein MAAASYSSSSSAAGLGGGGAAAAAVAGLKTYFKTPEGRYKLQYEKAHPAAVLHYNHGGKTVSQLTVAYLKERSTGQGSTPSTPSSSSGMRSAAARLLGNGNGSRALSFVGGNGVSRAVSGSSRIGGSLGTSASLGGSQPVANYDGKGAYIIFNAADTLFISDLNSQDKDPVKSMHFSNSNPLCHAFDPEAKEGHDLIIGMGSGDVYSMSLRQQLQESGRKPVAAQHYNKGDKDGTSISSRCTSVAWVPEREGIFVVSHSDGNLYVYDKCKDGNTECTFPAIKDPAQLIVSHAKSSKSNPIARWHICHGSINAMSFSPDGAYLATVGRDGYLRVFDFSKEQLIFGGKSYYGALLCCTWSSDGKYLLTGGEDDLVQVWSMDDRKIVAWGEGHNSWVSGVAFDPYWSPPNSDGTGENVVYRFGSVGQDTQLLLWDLAMDEIVVPLRHPSGGSPTFSGGSPSAHWDSACPPTGILQPSPRMRDVPKLSPLIAHRVHADPLSSLVFTNESILTICREGLIKIWSRPIRSENNQQSNSSELGIDNTVSKDRVITSSTKAGGSSFKQPSPVLLT